A single Tenacibaculum sp. Bg11-29 DNA region contains:
- a CDS encoding pyridoxamine 5'-phosphate oxidase family protein encodes MKEYSKSKLNRVKRGQNRATYDVEKINTILDTGFIGYISYVYQDRAITLPMGYGRKDDKIYLHGSQANRMLLTLLEAKEMSMTVMHLDALVLARSGLHHSVNYRSATLFGTVKKLEDSKEKYLALFCFMEHMMKGRWDGIRKMHKEELDRTLVIEMTIETASAKIRDVGVADEPEDYDLDIWAGLVPLKQITLPPISDERLKEKTAIPKHVIDYYEINK; translated from the coding sequence ATGAAAGAATATTCAAAATCTAAATTAAATAGGGTAAAACGTGGTCAAAACAGAGCAACTTATGATGTTGAAAAAATTAACACCATTTTAGACACTGGGTTTATTGGCTACATAAGTTATGTCTATCAAGATCGTGCAATTACATTACCTATGGGGTATGGTCGAAAAGATGATAAAATTTATTTGCATGGATCTCAGGCTAACAGAATGTTACTCACTTTACTAGAAGCTAAAGAAATGAGTATGACTGTAATGCATTTAGATGCATTGGTTTTAGCAAGATCTGGATTACATCATTCTGTAAATTATCGTTCTGCTACATTATTTGGAACTGTAAAAAAACTAGAAGACTCTAAAGAAAAATATTTAGCTCTTTTTTGCTTTATGGAGCACATGATGAAAGGTCGTTGGGACGGAATTAGAAAAATGCATAAAGAAGAACTAGACAGAACTTTAGTTATTGAAATGACTATCGAAACTGCTTCTGCAAAAATTAGAGATGTTGGCGTTGCTGATGAACCTGAAGATTATGATTTAGATATTTGGGCTGGTTTGGTTCCTTTAAAACAAATAACCCTACCTCCTATTTCAGATGAAAGGTTAAAAGAAAAAACAGCAATTCCTAAACATGTTATTGATTATTATGAAATAAATAAATAG
- a CDS encoding SPOR domain-containing protein, translated as MPFIEEEKFKLMQEDLDNAKLKREESENELNSVNENFTSFKKKSKRTPILLGLLLGLALGASYYLYTNNGVVKTTSTTSSDIVLIKKNESLRILDSVKRAQVKIKKVIKSGVNENNLDSTILNVSENTTGETMYSVQIGVFSKNKYALLSSKTIPSIVNSADGYFKYSLGLFTTLNEAKNLKNELIKIGFKDAFVASYIDGKRQKIHN; from the coding sequence ATGCCTTTCATAGAAGAAGAAAAGTTTAAGTTAATGCAAGAAGACTTAGATAATGCTAAACTAAAAAGAGAAGAATCTGAAAATGAATTAAATAGCGTTAACGAAAATTTCACTTCTTTCAAAAAAAAATCTAAAAGAACCCCAATATTATTAGGATTACTATTAGGTTTAGCTTTAGGAGCTTCTTATTACCTATACACTAATAATGGTGTTGTGAAAACTACTTCAACAACAAGTAGCGACATTGTTCTTATAAAAAAGAATGAAAGTCTAAGAATTTTAGATAGCGTTAAAAGAGCACAAGTAAAAATAAAAAAAGTAATTAAAAGTGGTGTTAATGAAAACAATTTAGATTCGACCATTTTGAATGTAAGTGAAAATACAACAGGAGAAACAATGTATTCTGTGCAAATAGGTGTGTTTTCTAAAAATAAGTATGCTTTATTATCATCTAAAACAATTCCATCTATAGTAAATAGTGCCGATGGTTATTTTAAGTATTCATTAGGGTTGTTTACAACTTTAAATGAAGCTAAAAATTTAAAAAATGAATTAATAAAAATTGGTTTTAAAGATGCTTTTGTAGCTTCTTATATTGACGGAAAAAGACAAAAAATACACAATTAA
- a CDS encoding CAP domain-containing protein produces the protein MTLKNTILALFTTVLFISCSSDSSTDDLNLEENLTITQEIHKLVNEYRVSKGKATVEFNDAAAKIALTHTEYMISINKINHDKLSERFKELQVLDNAKAIAENVASRQKTAFDVVQGWINSDGHRKNIEGNYTHTGIGVKKGANGHYFFTQIFYSK, from the coding sequence ATGACCTTAAAAAACACAATTCTAGCGCTATTTACTACAGTTTTATTTATTTCATGTAGTAGTGATTCTTCAACTGATGATTTAAATTTAGAAGAAAATTTAACAATCACACAAGAAATACACAAACTAGTTAATGAATATAGAGTAAGTAAAGGAAAAGCAACCGTAGAATTTAATGATGCTGCAGCCAAAATTGCTTTAACTCATACAGAATATATGATAAGTATAAATAAGATAAATCATGATAAATTAAGTGAACGCTTTAAAGAATTACAAGTTTTAGATAATGCTAAAGCAATTGCTGAAAATGTTGCTTCTCGTCAAAAAACTGCTTTTGATGTTGTACAAGGTTGGATAAATAGTGATGGACATAGAAAAAATATAGAAGGTAATTACACACACACAGGTATTGGTGTAAAAAAAGGAGCTAATGGGCATTACTTTTTTACTCAAATTTTTTATTCAAAATAA
- a CDS encoding RluA family pseudouridine synthase gives MQTYFQYFSSSIKDIKVPTKFTFPFYYEPHPLCKLATIEVQNYLKTQTDFKHNFGLDKSNKGLPIGKMFGVLIVQNHQNEIGYITAVSGKLGEKNNHIKFVPPVYDMLAKDSYYLEEKKELNDINTSLENLTINRMYLILAAEHKSTTKKATDDIQNKKEELKIGKKERKKRREKAQSELSVDDYLVFKESLSKESMEAKHFFNNVNRYWQHTLKPLEEKLSVFTNQIETLKEQRRAKSVALQQYISDQYQFLNQKKEVKGLSDLFVNTSVQNLPAGSGECAAPKLLQYAFLNDLIPIAMSEFWWGESPNKEIRKHQQFYPACQGKCKPILTHMLSGIEMDTNPLLQNPAIGKELETIFEDDQLIVIDKPTEFLSVPGIHIQDSVYSRIKQQVKNISGPIIVHRLDMSTSGLLVLAKNKESHKFLQNQFINRTVKKRYTALLDGIIKEDSGTIDLPLRVDLDDRPRQLVCYEHGKPAKTKWKVIERKNGKTKVHFYPISGRTHQLRVHASHSLGLNTSIVGDDLYGVKSDRLHLHADTLAFSHPTTKQKMIFKKKSDF, from the coding sequence GTGCAAACATATTTTCAATACTTTTCGAGCTCTATAAAAGATATTAAAGTTCCAACCAAGTTTACTTTTCCTTTTTACTATGAGCCACATCCGCTATGTAAATTAGCCACAATAGAGGTTCAAAATTATTTAAAAACACAAACTGATTTTAAACATAATTTTGGGTTAGATAAATCTAATAAAGGATTGCCTATTGGAAAAATGTTCGGGGTTTTAATTGTTCAGAATCACCAGAATGAAATAGGATACATCACAGCTGTATCAGGTAAATTGGGCGAAAAAAATAATCACATAAAATTTGTTCCACCAGTTTATGATATGCTAGCTAAAGATTCTTATTATTTAGAAGAAAAAAAAGAATTAAATGATATTAATACATCTTTAGAAAATTTAACCATAAATAGAATGTACTTAATCTTAGCCGCAGAACACAAATCAACAACTAAAAAAGCGACTGATGATATTCAAAATAAAAAGGAAGAATTAAAAATTGGTAAAAAAGAGCGTAAAAAACGAAGAGAAAAAGCACAATCTGAATTATCCGTAGATGATTATCTAGTGTTTAAAGAATCTTTGAGTAAAGAAAGTATGGAGGCTAAACATTTTTTTAATAATGTAAATCGCTATTGGCAACATACTTTAAAACCTTTGGAAGAAAAACTTTCAGTTTTCACAAATCAAATAGAAACATTAAAAGAACAACGTAGAGCAAAGTCAGTTGCATTACAACAATATATATCTGATCAATATCAATTTTTAAATCAAAAAAAAGAAGTTAAAGGGTTGTCAGATTTATTTGTAAATACTTCTGTTCAAAATTTACCTGCTGGTTCTGGTGAATGTGCAGCTCCTAAATTATTGCAGTATGCTTTTTTGAATGATTTGATACCCATTGCAATGTCCGAATTTTGGTGGGGAGAATCGCCTAATAAAGAAATACGAAAACACCAACAGTTTTATCCTGCTTGTCAAGGAAAATGTAAACCTATCTTAACACATATGCTGTCTGGAATAGAAATGGATACAAATCCATTACTACAAAACCCTGCTATCGGAAAAGAACTTGAAACTATTTTTGAAGATGATCAATTAATTGTTATTGATAAACCTACAGAATTTTTATCAGTTCCTGGAATCCATATTCAAGATTCAGTATATTCACGAATCAAACAACAGGTAAAAAATATTTCTGGGCCAATTATTGTTCATCGTCTAGACATGTCTACTTCTGGATTATTGGTTTTAGCAAAAAATAAAGAGTCACATAAGTTTTTACAAAATCAATTTATTAATAGAACTGTTAAGAAGAGATATACTGCTTTGCTAGATGGTATTATTAAAGAAGATAGTGGAACTATAGATTTACCGCTGCGTGTTGATTTAGATGATAGGCCAAGGCAATTAGTATGCTATGAACATGGTAAACCTGCAAAAACTAAATGGAAAGTTATTGAACGTAAAAACGGTAAAACAAAAGTTCACTTCTACCCTATTTCTGGTCGAACACACCAATTAAGAGTTCATGCTTCTCATTCATTAGGTTTAAACACTTCTATTGTTGGTGATGATTTATATGGCGTAAAATCTGATCGCTTACATTTACATGCAGATACTTTAGCGTTTTCTCATCCTACAACTAAGCAAAAAATGATATTTAAGAAAAAATCAGATTTTTAA
- a CDS encoding helix-turn-helix domain-containing protein, which translates to MLKYLYFSLVLLFSYTLCHSQVHTKKELEQFKEKFYLNSKIGVDSSLYYMNKMLNTNIASYKTFAFSAIEYLKTREKQFVDLQFYKDSIQNYLPKISETKKNHTILFDIHILLGNTNKRRELIKPALENYIKAENYAIAANDIERIIKIKGNIALIHQNIGELSKALNEAKKTLSLIEKNKDFLADKYQLRKYKTVLNVGAIYTTLLDNTMNHQYADSTLFHYNSLLKDKNIELSSYRYARIYYSLGTVYTLKKEYSKASYFLKKSIALFKKNNSFSYLYKSHYNIGYNYLMANNLEKAKKSFFSVLQIKKDTLLDTKYVNTHKYLFEIYLKQNKNDSASYYSNRYHKLLNLASTKENKQIIGAVKVDAENNYNKKIDTLTKNTTKKTYYYIAIILGLILALVASIYLIIKNTKEKKETKKRLSELLSKVSKNEKLKDKNFSLPKNLNIKNEQHQQIINGLLKIEDKLYYLKEEFNLYNAAKKIGTNTTYLSKVIKEYKKMSFSEYTNELKINYIVNVMSNDKKVRAYTTQAIGEIGGYKNAKSFTRIFKNYTGITPYQFIEKINKEL; encoded by the coding sequence ATGTTAAAATATCTTTATTTTTCTTTAGTCCTCCTTTTTTCTTACACTTTATGTCATTCACAAGTTCATACTAAAAAAGAGCTAGAGCAGTTTAAAGAAAAATTTTACTTAAATAGTAAAATAGGTGTAGATAGCTCTTTATACTATATGAATAAGATGTTAAATACTAATATAGCATCTTATAAAACATTTGCTTTTTCTGCAATAGAATATTTAAAAACAAGGGAAAAACAATTTGTTGATCTACAATTTTATAAGGATAGTATTCAAAATTATCTTCCAAAGATATCAGAAACGAAAAAGAATCATACAATACTTTTCGATATACATATATTATTAGGAAATACTAATAAAAGAAGAGAACTTATAAAACCAGCATTAGAAAACTATATAAAAGCTGAAAATTACGCTATCGCAGCAAATGATATTGAACGAATTATTAAAATAAAAGGAAATATTGCTTTAATACACCAAAACATAGGTGAGCTTAGCAAAGCCTTAAACGAAGCAAAAAAAACACTTAGTCTTATAGAAAAAAACAAAGACTTTTTAGCAGACAAATACCAACTTAGAAAATATAAAACAGTATTAAATGTAGGAGCAATATATACTACATTATTAGATAACACAATGAATCACCAATATGCAGATTCAACTTTGTTCCACTACAATTCATTACTTAAAGATAAAAATATTGAACTTAGTTCTTATCGTTATGCCAGAATCTATTATAGCTTAGGAACCGTTTATACTTTGAAAAAAGAGTATTCAAAGGCTAGTTATTTTCTTAAAAAGAGTATAGCACTTTTTAAAAAAAATAATTCGTTTTCCTACTTATATAAAAGTCATTATAATATTGGCTATAATTATTTAATGGCAAATAACTTAGAAAAAGCAAAAAAAAGTTTTTTTTCGGTACTTCAAATAAAAAAAGACACCCTTTTAGATACTAAATATGTAAACACACACAAATATCTTTTTGAAATATATTTAAAACAGAATAAAAATGATTCTGCTAGTTATTATTCAAATCGTTATCACAAATTGCTTAACCTAGCATCAACAAAAGAGAATAAACAAATTATAGGGGCTGTTAAAGTAGACGCTGAAAATAATTATAATAAGAAAATTGATACATTAACAAAAAATACTACTAAAAAAACCTACTATTATATTGCTATTATTTTAGGTTTAATATTAGCACTAGTAGCAAGTATTTACTTAATTATTAAAAATACTAAAGAAAAAAAGGAAACTAAAAAAAGATTAAGTGAGTTATTAAGTAAGGTTTCAAAAAACGAAAAATTAAAAGACAAAAACTTTTCACTTCCTAAAAACTTAAACATAAAAAATGAGCAACACCAACAAATTATCAATGGTTTGTTAAAAATAGAAGACAAATTATACTATTTAAAAGAAGAATTTAATTTATATAATGCTGCAAAAAAAATAGGTACTAATACTACCTATCTCTCTAAAGTAATAAAAGAATACAAAAAGATGAGTTTTAGCGAATACACTAATGAGTTAAAAATAAATTATATTGTAAATGTAATGAGTAACGATAAAAAAGTAAGAGCTTATACTACTCAAGCTATAGGAGAAATTGGTGGCTATAAAAATGCGAAGTCTTTTACTAGAATCTTTAAAAATTACACAGGAATAACTCCTTATCAATTTATAGAAAAAATTAATAAGGAGTTATAA
- a CDS encoding FdhF/YdeP family oxidoreductase: MSDKKTHAQPPEKLTGIKLIDIPKKAVGTKAIQSALNHVFSETGISKGISLLKNINQLDGFDCPGCAWPDPDEKRAFLAEYCENGAKAVAEEATKNRVSPLFFATHSVQEMSEWSDYEIGKSGRITHPMILREGSNNYEETTWEEAYKLIGEELNYLKSPNEAIFYTSGRTSNEAAFLYQLFVRKFGTNNLPDCSNMCHESSGSALSETLGIGKGSVTLDDFNHANLVIVMGQNPGTNHPRMLTALKDTKKNGGKIITINPLPEVGLMNYVDPQNPLKWMGSGDKLTDLFLQVKINGDVALLKIILKLMKEKEMKQPNTVFDHQFIKEKTHGIDEFLSQLDNYTINELLPQTGLSLEQIEEATELIIKNDKIIICWAMGLTQHKNGVDNIREIVNLLLLKGSIGKKGAGTCPVRGHSNVQGDRTMGIWEKPKDSFLDSLEKEFQFKAPRKHGYDVIDAIKAMHQQKAKVFIGMGGNFISATPDTEYTAEALKNCSLTVQISTKLNRSHLIHGKQALILPCLGRSEKDTQETGEQFVSVENSMGVVHQSNGHLTPASKQLLSEPAIVAGIAEATLINTKVNWSSLITNYDLIRDKIEATIPGFENYNQRVREKGGFYLPNNARENSYTPTSTGKANFSTNLPSDIILKDNQFMMMTIRTHDQYNTTIYGLDDRYRGILNERRVIFMNSDDMKEQGLSKLDKVNLTSHFQGEERKAIGFLVIPYSIPKQCTATYFPETNVLVPLNNKARISNTPASKTVTITIKKQ; encoded by the coding sequence ATGAGCGATAAAAAAACACATGCTCAACCCCCAGAAAAATTAACAGGTATAAAACTTATAGACATCCCTAAAAAAGCTGTAGGTACAAAAGCAATACAATCTGCCCTAAACCATGTTTTTTCTGAAACAGGAATATCGAAAGGGATTAGTTTACTAAAAAATATTAATCAGTTAGATGGTTTCGATTGCCCAGGTTGTGCATGGCCAGATCCTGATGAAAAAAGAGCTTTTTTAGCTGAATACTGTGAAAATGGAGCAAAAGCAGTTGCTGAAGAAGCAACTAAAAATAGAGTATCCCCTTTATTCTTTGCGACACATTCCGTTCAAGAAATGTCAGAATGGTCTGATTATGAAATAGGAAAAAGTGGACGCATTACACACCCAATGATTTTACGTGAAGGTTCTAATAATTATGAAGAGACAACATGGGAGGAAGCTTATAAACTCATTGGAGAAGAATTAAATTATTTAAAATCTCCTAATGAGGCTATTTTTTACACTTCAGGTAGAACTAGTAATGAAGCTGCTTTTTTATATCAACTTTTTGTTAGAAAATTCGGAACAAATAATTTACCAGACTGTTCTAATATGTGTCATGAAAGTAGCGGTAGCGCACTTTCTGAAACATTAGGTATAGGTAAAGGCTCTGTTACTTTAGATGATTTTAATCATGCCAATTTAGTTATTGTTATGGGGCAAAATCCAGGAACTAACCATCCTAGAATGCTTACAGCTTTAAAGGATACTAAAAAGAATGGAGGAAAAATAATAACAATAAATCCACTACCAGAAGTTGGTTTAATGAATTATGTAGATCCTCAGAATCCTTTAAAATGGATGGGATCGGGTGATAAATTAACAGATTTGTTTCTTCAAGTGAAAATCAACGGAGATGTTGCTTTGTTAAAAATCATCTTAAAATTGATGAAAGAAAAAGAAATGAAGCAACCTAATACTGTTTTCGATCATCAATTTATCAAAGAAAAAACACACGGAATAGATGAGTTTTTAAGCCAATTAGATAACTATACCATTAATGAATTACTCCCTCAGACAGGACTTTCTTTAGAACAAATTGAAGAGGCTACCGAACTGATTATCAAAAATGATAAAATTATTATATGTTGGGCAATGGGACTAACTCAACATAAAAACGGCGTTGATAATATTCGTGAAATTGTTAATTTGCTTTTATTAAAAGGAAGTATTGGTAAAAAAGGCGCTGGTACATGCCCCGTAAGAGGTCATTCAAACGTGCAAGGAGATCGTACCATGGGAATATGGGAAAAACCAAAAGACAGTTTTTTAGATAGCTTAGAAAAAGAATTTCAATTTAAAGCTCCTCGTAAACACGGCTATGACGTTATTGATGCTATTAAAGCAATGCATCAACAAAAAGCAAAAGTATTTATAGGTATGGGTGGAAACTTTATTTCTGCAACACCTGATACTGAATACACAGCTGAAGCTTTAAAAAACTGTAGTTTAACTGTACAGATTTCGACAAAACTAAATAGAAGTCACTTAATTCATGGTAAACAGGCATTAATTCTACCTTGTTTAGGTCGCTCAGAAAAAGATACTCAAGAGACAGGAGAACAATTTGTTTCTGTAGAAAATTCGATGGGAGTTGTACATCAATCTAATGGTCATTTAACTCCCGCTTCGAAACAATTACTTAGTGAACCTGCTATTGTAGCTGGAATTGCCGAAGCAACATTAATAAATACTAAAGTTAATTGGTCGTCGTTAATAACGAATTATGATCTAATTCGTGATAAAATTGAAGCTACCATTCCTGGATTTGAAAACTACAATCAAAGAGTTCGAGAAAAAGGAGGTTTTTATTTACCAAATAACGCTAGAGAAAACAGCTACACTCCTACTTCAACAGGAAAAGCAAATTTTTCTACAAACTTACCTTCAGATATTATTCTAAAAGATAACCAGTTTATGATGATGACGATTCGTACTCACGATCAGTATAATACTACTATTTATGGTTTAGATGATCGTTATAGAGGTATTTTAAATGAACGCAGAGTTATTTTCATGAATTCTGATGATATGAAAGAACAAGGTTTATCTAAATTAGACAAAGTGAACTTGACTAGTCATTTTCAAGGAGAAGAAAGAAAAGCTATCGGTTTTTTAGTAATTCCTTACAGTATACCAAAACAATGTACAGCAACTTACTTCCCAGAAACTAACGTATTAGTACCTTTAAATAATAAGGCTAGAATTAGTAATACTCCTGCTTCAAAGACAGTAACAATTACTATAAAAAAGCAGTAG
- the fdhD gene encoding formate dehydrogenase accessory sulfurtransferase FdhD codes for MKQASIYQSIKLSENSSQKVEDNLVIEAPLQININSESYTVVMRTPGNDKELIRGLLYAEDIYKSNDQLRIETIEINSDSSSILNAIIPKEKLRKGYLNKRTLLSVSSCGICGKKELKDLEPSGKPLNINSNESIDITFDMFIKMNNLQFLFKNTGGSHACALFDKKKELLTIKEDIGRHNAVDKCIGDLINKNSLKKVSYMLVSGRVSYEIVSKAFFGKIPIIIAVSACSSLAVDFAKEFGICLIGFSRNKKMTIYSNPQYINYER; via the coding sequence ATGAAACAAGCAAGTATTTATCAGTCTATAAAATTATCTGAAAACTCTTCTCAAAAAGTTGAAGATAATCTTGTTATTGAAGCCCCTTTACAAATAAATATAAACAGTGAATCTTACACCGTAGTAATGAGAACTCCTGGTAACGACAAAGAACTTATTAGAGGTCTCTTATACGCTGAAGACATATACAAAAGCAATGATCAATTAAGAATTGAAACTATTGAAATAAATAGTGATTCTTCATCAATTCTAAATGCTATCATTCCTAAAGAAAAATTACGAAAAGGATACTTAAATAAAAGAACACTTTTATCTGTTTCGTCTTGTGGTATTTGTGGAAAAAAAGAATTGAAAGATTTAGAACCAAGCGGCAAACCTCTAAATATAAACAGTAATGAATCAATTGATATAACATTCGATATGTTTATAAAAATGAACAACTTACAGTTTCTTTTTAAAAACACAGGCGGTAGTCACGCTTGCGCATTATTTGATAAAAAAAAAGAACTATTAACAATAAAGGAAGATATAGGTCGTCATAATGCAGTTGATAAATGTATTGGTGATTTAATTAATAAAAACAGCTTAAAAAAAGTAAGCTACATGCTTGTTAGCGGACGCGTTTCTTATGAAATTGTATCCAAAGCTTTCTTTGGTAAAATCCCTATTATTATTGCTGTTTCTGCTTGCTCTTCTCTAGCTGTTGATTTTGCAAAAGAATTTGGAATCTGCTTAATAGGTTTCAGTAGAAATAAAAAAATGACTATTTATTCAAATCCTCAATACATTAACTATGAGCGATAA
- a CDS encoding RsmD family RNA methyltransferase, with translation MNTIILQKEIQRFINENLKSDINKLILKGSPFKGVSIQELANQIIAKQKSEIKLPTWFNAEKIYYPQKISIEQTSSEITAEYKSKLITGDTFIDITGGFGIDCYAFAKQLKKVVHCEINVALSEVVAYNYQQLKITNIATVAKNGIDYLKSTDQKFDCIYIDPSRRHDIKGKVFLLNDCLPNVPENLDFFFTKSDTILIKNSPILDITSTINELKFVKEIHVVSIKNEVKELLFLLKKEHKGFIEVKTLNVLKNNNEEFNFKLNRTLNTTYSAPLNFLYEPNAAILKSGGFNEVSNQLKVNKLHQHSHLYTSKELIEFFPGRTFKVNTIIPYNKKKIKKLITKANITTRNFPKTVAQIRIETKLKDGGDTYLFFTTNVNNELIVISCTKIK, from the coding sequence TTGAATACAATTATTTTACAAAAAGAAATTCAGCGTTTTATAAACGAGAACTTAAAATCTGATATCAATAAACTTATTTTAAAAGGAAGTCCTTTTAAAGGTGTTTCGATTCAAGAATTAGCTAATCAGATTATTGCTAAACAGAAATCAGAAATAAAACTCCCTACTTGGTTTAATGCTGAAAAAATTTATTACCCCCAAAAAATAAGTATTGAGCAAACTTCATCTGAAATTACTGCTGAATATAAATCGAAACTAATTACTGGTGACACTTTTATTGATATTACTGGTGGTTTTGGTATAGATTGTTATGCTTTTGCTAAACAATTAAAAAAAGTTGTTCATTGTGAAATAAATGTAGCGCTATCTGAGGTTGTAGCTTATAATTATCAACAACTAAAAATCACTAACATTGCAACTGTTGCTAAAAACGGAATAGATTACTTAAAAAGTACTGATCAAAAATTTGACTGTATTTATATTGACCCATCAAGAAGACATGATATAAAAGGTAAAGTATTTTTATTAAACGACTGTTTACCTAATGTGCCTGAAAATTTAGATTTTTTTTTTACAAAATCAGATACAATACTTATTAAAAATTCGCCAATACTAGACATTACATCTACAATTAATGAATTAAAATTTGTTAAAGAAATACATGTTGTCTCAATAAAAAATGAGGTAAAAGAATTGCTTTTTTTATTAAAAAAAGAACACAAAGGGTTTATTGAGGTAAAAACACTTAACGTATTAAAAAACAATAACGAAGAATTTAATTTTAAACTTAACAGAACTCTTAATACAACATACTCAGCACCTTTAAATTTCCTATACGAACCTAATGCTGCCATTTTAAAATCAGGGGGATTTAATGAGGTCTCAAATCAGTTAAAAGTAAATAAACTCCATCAACATTCCCATCTTTACACTTCTAAAGAATTAATAGAATTCTTCCCAGGTAGAACATTTAAAGTTAACACCATCATTCCATACAATAAAAAGAAAATAAAAAAACTTATAACAAAAGCAAACATAACAACACGAAACTTTCCGAAAACTGTAGCTCAAATTCGAATAGAAACAAAACTAAAAGACGGAGGTGATACCTATCTTTTTTTTACGACAAATGTTAATAATGAGTTAATTGTAATCAGTTGTACTAAAATCAAATAG
- a CDS encoding RimK family alpha-L-glutamate ligase → MKNYDVVILTDKDHVQPKEITVYKQNVLDEDNYVKNALEKLNLKVGRFSWDDTTFDWTTTKYVLFRSTWDYFNRYAEFSIWLNKISKQTTLLNSEKTIRWNIDKHYLLDLQKKGIHICESYFIETSEIKSLQELATDYELTEFVLKPCISGGGRHTYKINQNNILKYEAVFSELIAKEAMIIQPFQHNIVTKGEISLMVMNGKFTHAVLKIAKKGDFRVQDDFGGTVSDYSPSQIEIDFAESAIKACKELPIYARVDVFTDNNGKLAIAELELIEPELWFRNNSKAADELAKGIKLLINEE, encoded by the coding sequence ATGAAAAATTATGATGTTGTAATCCTTACTGATAAAGACCATGTACAACCAAAAGAGATTACTGTTTACAAGCAAAATGTCTTAGATGAAGATAATTATGTAAAAAATGCTCTAGAAAAATTAAACTTAAAAGTAGGACGATTTTCTTGGGATGATACTACTTTCGATTGGACAACCACCAAATATGTACTCTTTAGAAGTACTTGGGATTATTTTAATCGATATGCTGAATTTTCTATCTGGCTTAATAAAATAAGCAAGCAAACCACTTTATTAAATTCAGAAAAAACCATTCGTTGGAATATAGACAAACACTACTTATTAGATTTACAGAAAAAAGGAATTCATATTTGTGAATCTTATTTTATTGAAACTTCAGAAATTAAAAGTTTACAAGAATTAGCTACTGATTATGAACTTACAGAATTTGTTTTAAAACCTTGTATTTCAGGAGGTGGAAGACACACCTATAAGATTAACCAGAACAACATTCTTAAATACGAAGCTGTTTTTTCAGAATTGATTGCTAAAGAAGCGATGATTATTCAACCTTTTCAACATAACATAGTTACAAAAGGAGAAATTTCATTAATGGTTATGAATGGAAAGTTTACACATGCTGTTTTAAAAATTGCAAAAAAAGGAGATTTTAGAGTTCAAGATGATTTTGGAGGAACAGTAAGTGATTATTCACCTTCACAGATTGAAATTGACTTTGCTGAAAGTGCAATAAAAGCATGCAAAGAGCTTCCTATTTACGCTAGAGTTGATGTTTTTACAGATAACAATGGTAAATTAGCAATTGCAGAACTAGAATTGATAGAACCTGAATTATGGTTTAGGAACAATTCAAAAGCTGCTGATGAATTAGCAAAAGGCATTAAACTATTAATAAATGAAGAATAA